A single window of Mugil cephalus isolate CIBA_MC_2020 chromosome 1, CIBA_Mcephalus_1.1, whole genome shotgun sequence DNA harbors:
- the lpcat4 gene encoding lysophospholipid acyltransferase LPCAT4 — protein sequence MERLDCHSATKEYPHPFVHEVTLTTAQRIRGIILGSILFPLRVLLAAIFFLIMWPLARLRLAGLSEEERSRPVRGWRLWLFHPIIWFLSRAVFFSLGFLWVEVKGRRANLKEAPVLVVAPHSGFLDMLVLCPTQLATVVSRSENTSLPVIGALLEFNQSVIVSRKDPQSRKKAIAQVTERLTSNGHWPQMLMFPEGTTTNGHSLIKFKPGAFLAGVPVQPVLLHYPNKLDTIRWTYKGTTWTEALWHTTSQLYTNVTVEFLPVYKPSQEEKNDPNLYADNVQKLMAKALGVPATDYVMEGRVPVLKLGGLSLPVESPATETLSLLHRNGLGAREVEAVLDKMIDRCQSGPEGSKTSVEELASILTLTDKQTAVHICGLYSKDNTVDLRQIYMSVSALSEFTSFKSILHTAFTLFDKEGRGSLSAEELSELMGALLGIPQHNTAELYAEASIQGKLTEENLLRVLTSHPTYHKVVNEYLQPKEAGSQLANGKAVNNNGNMHNSNGLPENKKKFE from the exons ATGGAGAGGCTCGACTGTCACTCAGCAACCAAGGAATATCCGCATCCATTCGTTCACGAGGTGACGCTGACCACAGCGCAGAGGATCAGG GGAATCATCCTGGGTAGCATCCTCTTCCCCCTGCGCGTCCTCCTGGCGGCTATTTTCTTCCTCATCATGTGGCCCCTTGCCCGGCTCCGCTTGGCCGGCCTGTCCGAGGAGGAGCGCTCCCGGCCCGTCCGAGGCTGGCGGCTCTGGCTCTTCCACCCGATCATCTGGTTCCTGAGCCGGGCCGTTTTCTTCTCGCTGGGTTTCCTCTGGGTTGAGGTCAAAGGTCGCCGGGCCAATCTGAAGGAGGCGCCCGTGTTGGTCGTGGCACCTCACAGCGGCTTTCTGGACATGCTGGTCCTGTGTCCCACCCAGCTGGCAACTGTGGTGTCGCGGTCAGAGAACACGAGTCTGCCCGTCATAGGAG CTCTGCTGGAGTTCAACCAGTCTGTGATTGTGAGCAGGAAGGATCCACAGTCAAGGAAAAAGGCGATTGCTCAGGTCACTGAGAGGCTGACGTCCAACGGACACTGGCCTCAG ATGCTGATGTTTCCTGAAGGAACCACTACTAATGGCCACTCTCTCATCAAATTCAAACCGG GTGCCTTCCTCGCTGGAGTCCCTGTCCAACCTGTTTTGTTGCATTACCCCAACAAGCTG GATACCATTCGATGGACGTACAAAGGAACAACCTG GACTGAGGCGCTGTGGCACACCACCTCACAGCTGTACACCAACGTGACTGTGGAG TTCTTGCCAGTTTACAAACCATCccaggaggagaagaatgacCCCAACCTGTACGCAGACAACGTTCAGAAACTCATGGCCAA GGCCTTAGGAGTCCCAGCTACAGACTATGTGATGGAGGGCCGAGTTCCTGTGCTTAAACTGGGTGGTCTCTCTCTCCCAGTGGAATCTCCTGCCACAGAAACCTTGTCACTGCTGCACAGAAACGG tttgggagcaCGTGAAGTCGAAGCAGTGCTGGACAaaatgattgacaggtgtcagtCAGGACCTGAGGGGTCAAAGACCAGTGTGGAAGAACTCGCCTCTATTCTCACATTAACAGATAAACAGACGGCCGTCCACATCTGTGGCCTCTACTCCAAG gaCAACACTGTGGACCTCAGACAGATCTACATGAGTGTTTCTGCCCTCTCTGAATTTACGAGTTTCAAGTCAATACTTCACACTGCTTTCACT CTGTTTGACAAAGAGGGCCGAGGCAGTCTGAGTGCAGAGGAGCTGTCTGAACTCATGGGGGCGCTCCTTGGTATTCCTCAGCATAACACTGCTGAGCTCTATGCTGAGGCCTCCATCCAAGGAAAGCTTACTGAAG aaaatcTGCTGCGAGTGCTGACGAGCCACCCGACCTATCACAAAGTGGTGAACGAATACCTGCAGCCCAAAGAGGCAGGCTCTCAGCTGGCCAATGGGAAGGCAGTGAACAACAATGGAAACATGCACAACAGCAATGGACTCcctgaaaacaagaagaagtttGAATGA
- the emc4 gene encoding ER membrane protein complex subunit 4: protein MASPGGQGGGALSTRGGSGARRMKWALELSVGNTRSRGDRQGGQGDVVYPIGYSEKPVPDTSIQETDRNLVEKRCWDVALGPLKQIPMNLFIMYMSGNTISIFPIMMVCMMAWRPIQALMSMSATFKLLESSSQQWLQGLVYLVGNLLGSALAIYKCQSMGLLPTHSSDWLAFIEPPQTMEIMGGGMVL, encoded by the exons ATGGCGTCTCCAGggggacaaggaggaggagctctGTCGACGAGAGGAGGCAGCGGGGCCAGGAGGATGAAATGGGCTCTGGAGCTGAGCGTGGGAAACACCAG GAGTCGTGGGGACCGGCAGGGCGGCCAGGGGGACGTGGTTTACCCCATCGGCTACTCTGAGAAACCTGTCCCTGACACCAGCATCCAGGAGACGGACAGGAACCTGGTGGAGAAA CGCTGCTGGGACGTGGCCCTCGGACCCCTGAAACAGATCCCAATGAACCTGTTCATCATGTACATGTCGGGCAACACCATCTCCATCTTCCCCATCATGATGGTCTGCATGATGGCCTGGAGGCCCATACAAGCTCTAATGTCCATGTCTGCCA CCTTCAAGCTGCTGGAGAGCTCCAGTCAGCAGTGGCTTCAGGGACTTGTCTACCTGGTCGGTAACCTCCTGGGCTCGGCGTTGGCCATCTACAAGTGCCAGTCGATGGGGCTGCTCCCGACGCACTCGTCTGATTGGCTGGCTTTCATAGAGCCTCCTCAG ACGATGGAGATCATGGGCGGAGGGATggtgctgtga